A window of the Streptomyces sp. NBC_00250 genome harbors these coding sequences:
- a CDS encoding aspartate-semialdehyde dehydrogenase: MTPKPTLAVVGATGAVGSVMLQMLSHHADVWGDIRLLASPRSAGRKAAVRGEECEILALSEEALDGVDLALFLVPEAVAAQWAPIAAAKGAVVVDTSAAFRADPDVPLVVPETNAHAARVRPRGIVASPGCTTLALVVAVGALHAEFGLSELVVTAQQAASGAGAGQAGVDALRAQLGLVAGHGDLGTQPGDVRRAVGENTGPFPGPLALNVLPWSGTAGADGASSEEERVRDETRRILALPALRVAATCVRVPVVTGHSVSVHARFENPVPLGRAHEILATSPGVVLYDDPAAGDFPTPADVVGTDPAWVGRVRRSMDDERALDFFVCADNLRKGAALNALQIAESVVTYL; this comes from the coding sequence ATGACACCGAAGCCGACGCTCGCGGTCGTCGGTGCGACCGGAGCCGTCGGCTCGGTGATGCTCCAGATGCTCTCGCACCACGCGGACGTCTGGGGCGACATCCGCCTCCTCGCCTCCCCGCGCTCGGCCGGCCGGAAGGCCGCCGTCCGCGGGGAGGAGTGCGAGATCCTCGCACTGAGCGAGGAGGCCCTGGACGGCGTCGACCTGGCGCTCTTCCTCGTGCCCGAGGCGGTGGCCGCCCAGTGGGCGCCCATCGCCGCGGCCAAGGGTGCCGTCGTCGTGGACACCTCCGCCGCCTTCCGCGCGGACCCCGACGTCCCCCTCGTGGTCCCCGAGACCAACGCCCACGCGGCGCGCGTACGCCCCCGGGGCATCGTCGCGAGCCCCGGCTGCACCACCCTCGCGCTGGTCGTCGCCGTGGGCGCCCTGCACGCCGAGTTCGGGCTCTCCGAACTGGTCGTCACCGCCCAGCAGGCCGCCAGCGGCGCCGGTGCCGGACAGGCCGGCGTCGACGCGCTCCGTGCCCAGCTCGGCCTGGTGGCCGGCCACGGCGACCTCGGCACCCAGCCCGGTGACGTACGACGAGCCGTCGGCGAGAACACCGGGCCCTTCCCCGGACCCCTCGCGCTCAACGTCCTGCCCTGGTCGGGCACGGCGGGCGCCGACGGGGCCTCGTCCGAGGAGGAGCGCGTACGGGACGAGACCCGGCGGATCCTCGCGCTTCCCGCGCTGCGGGTCGCCGCCACCTGCGTGCGCGTGCCCGTCGTCACCGGGCACTCCGTCTCCGTGCACGCCCGCTTCGAGAACCCCGTCCCCCTCGGACGCGCGCACGAGATCCTCGCGACCTCACCGGGAGTCGTGCTGTACGACGACCCCGCCGCGGGCGACTTCCCCACCCCCGCCGACGTCGTCGGCACCGACCCCGCCTGGGTCGGGCGGGTGCGGCGCTCCATGGACGACGAGCGGGCGCTCGATTTCTTCGTCTGCGCCGACAACCTGCGCAAGGGCGCGGCCCTCAACGCCCTGCAGATCGCGGAATCTGTTGTCACATATTTGTAG
- a CDS encoding SigE family RNA polymerase sigma factor, producing the protein MAEVLDIATIAPLRGAGTAVLPVRSVGVVPVRGSAVSPYRRPRSLGGMPVIAPVPTGSRASAVDGIPSPRTSAEGASAAGTTVDHLTETYRAHYRSLLGLAALLLDDTASCEDVVQEAFIRVHSARKRVREPEKTLAYLRQTVVNLSRSALRRRILGLKLLSKPMPDMASAEEGAYDQLEREDLIKAMRGLQRRQREVLALRYFSDMTEVQVAEALGISLGSVKAYGSRGIASLRVAMGATS; encoded by the coding sequence GTGGCAGAGGTACTCGACATCGCGACCATCGCTCCGCTGCGCGGCGCGGGCACAGCCGTGCTCCCCGTGCGGAGCGTCGGCGTCGTCCCCGTACGCGGCTCCGCGGTCAGCCCCTATCGACGACCGCGCTCTCTCGGCGGCATGCCGGTGATCGCCCCCGTGCCCACCGGATCCCGCGCGAGCGCCGTCGACGGCATCCCCTCGCCCCGGACGAGCGCCGAAGGCGCCTCCGCGGCCGGGACGACCGTCGACCACCTGACCGAGACCTACCGCGCCCACTACCGGTCGCTCCTCGGCCTCGCCGCGCTGCTCCTCGACGACACGGCCTCCTGCGAGGACGTCGTCCAGGAGGCGTTCATCCGCGTCCACTCGGCCCGCAAGCGGGTGCGCGAGCCCGAGAAGACGCTCGCCTACCTGCGCCAGACCGTCGTGAACCTCTCCCGGTCCGCGCTGCGCCGCCGCATCCTCGGCCTCAAGCTGCTGTCCAAGCCGATGCCGGACATGGCCAGCGCGGAGGAGGGGGCGTACGACCAGCTGGAGCGCGAGGACCTGATCAAGGCGATGCGCGGACTCCAGCGGCGCCAGCGTGAGGTGCTGGCCCTGCGGTACTTCTCGGACATGACCGAGGTTCAGGTCGCCGAGGCGCTCGGGATATCCCTGGGCTCGGTGAAGGCGTACGGTTCGCGGGGCATCGCGTCGCTGCGCGTCGCGATGGGAGCGACTTCGTGA
- a CDS encoding SURF1 family protein, which produces MYRFLRTPRWWGINVFVLLAIPFCVFMGTWQLGKFEDRVESHEAAEKRPAVSTLKAEPLASLLPVDKETSGRSAEASGRFGEQFLVPDRELDGRTGSYVLTMLRTDGGRSLPVVRGWLPTGAKAPAPPSGEVTVVGALQASENGGTKGVRAAGGLPEGQLGMISAASLVNVVTDEVYDAWITLADSPAGLTPVPAAAAAGTSLDAKAFQNLGYTAEWFVFAGFVLFMWFRLVRREAEASRDEALGL; this is translated from the coding sequence GTGTACCGGTTCCTGAGAACGCCCCGCTGGTGGGGGATCAACGTCTTCGTCCTGCTGGCGATCCCGTTCTGCGTGTTCATGGGGACCTGGCAGCTGGGCAAGTTCGAGGATCGCGTCGAATCCCACGAGGCGGCCGAGAAGCGGCCCGCCGTGAGCACGCTGAAGGCCGAACCGCTGGCCTCCCTGCTCCCGGTGGACAAGGAGACCTCGGGCCGGTCGGCCGAGGCGAGCGGCCGGTTCGGGGAGCAGTTCCTCGTCCCGGACCGTGAGCTGGACGGCCGGACCGGCAGCTACGTCCTGACGATGCTGCGGACCGACGGCGGCCGGTCGCTGCCGGTGGTCCGGGGCTGGCTCCCCACCGGCGCCAAGGCGCCCGCACCGCCGTCCGGCGAGGTCACCGTGGTGGGCGCGCTCCAGGCCTCGGAGAACGGCGGCACGAAGGGCGTCCGCGCGGCCGGCGGGCTGCCCGAAGGGCAGCTGGGGATGATCAGCGCGGCATCCCTGGTGAACGTGGTCACGGACGAGGTCTACGACGCCTGGATCACCCTCGCGGACTCCCCCGCCGGTCTCACGCCGGTCCCGGCGGCCGCTGCGGCGGGCACGAGCCTGGACGCGAAGGCCTTCCAGAACCTCGGCTACACCGCGGAGTGGTTCGTCTTCGCGGGCTTCGTCCTCTTCATGTGGTTCCGCCTGGTGCGCCGCGAGGCGGAGGCGTCCCGGGACGAGGCGCTGGGACTGTAG
- a CDS encoding prolyl oligopeptidase family serine peptidase, whose translation MGAMTESNNAGLDAGLTDPTPAWEQRFRAPRVSLPEWAEEAPDRSLFVSNATGTYELYAWDRASGEQRQVTDRPNGTTDGTLSPDGAWIWWFADTDGDEFGVWMRQPFGGGADEPAVPGLDASYPAGLGIGRDGTLLVGRSTDEDGSTVHLVRPGAGAPVEIYRHRESAGVGDLSYDGDLIAIEHTEHGDAMHSALRVLRASDASVLAELDDTKGGTEELGLAVLGFAPVTGDTRLLVGHQRRGRWEPMLWDVATGTETDLRLDLPGDVSAEWYPDGSGLLVVHSFEARSELWRYEIATGALVRVETPAGSVSSATARPDGSVEYLWSSAAEPPVVRSTDGGVVLDPPGPKAPPSVPVEDVWVEGPGGRVHALVQRPAGAGPFPTVFEVHGGPTWHDSDAFASGPAAWVDHGYAVVRVNYRGSTGYGREWTDALKHRVGLIELEDIDAVRAWAVTSGLADPSRLVLSGGSWGGYLTLLGLGTQPDAWAVGLAAVPVADYVTAYEDEMEALKALDRTLLGGSPEEVPERYAASSPLTYVDAVRAPVHISAGVNDPRCPIRQIDNYVDRLKARGAVHDVYRYDAGHGSLVVEERIKQVGLDLAFAAKHLGTRGVES comes from the coding sequence ATGGGTGCCATGACTGAGAGCAACAACGCCGGGCTCGACGCCGGGCTCACCGACCCGACCCCCGCCTGGGAGCAGCGCTTCCGCGCACCGCGCGTCTCGCTGCCCGAGTGGGCGGAGGAGGCCCCGGACCGCTCGCTCTTCGTGTCGAACGCGACGGGGACGTACGAGCTGTACGCCTGGGACCGGGCGAGCGGCGAGCAGCGGCAGGTCACGGACCGGCCGAACGGCACGACGGACGGCACGCTGTCGCCGGACGGCGCCTGGATCTGGTGGTTCGCGGACACCGACGGGGACGAGTTCGGCGTGTGGATGCGCCAGCCGTTCGGCGGCGGCGCGGACGAGCCGGCCGTGCCCGGCCTCGACGCCTCCTACCCGGCAGGGCTCGGCATCGGCCGGGACGGCACGCTCCTGGTGGGCCGCTCCACGGACGAGGACGGCTCGACGGTCCATCTCGTACGCCCCGGGGCCGGCGCCCCCGTCGAGATCTACCGGCACCGGGAGTCGGCCGGCGTCGGCGACCTGTCGTACGACGGCGATCTGATCGCCATCGAGCACACCGAGCACGGGGACGCGATGCACTCGGCGCTGCGGGTGCTGCGCGCCTCGGACGCGAGCGTGCTCGCCGAGCTCGACGACACCAAGGGCGGCACGGAGGAGCTGGGGCTCGCCGTCCTGGGCTTCGCACCGGTGACCGGGGACACCCGGCTGCTCGTCGGGCACCAGCGGCGCGGCCGCTGGGAGCCGATGCTCTGGGACGTGGCGACCGGCACCGAGACCGATCTCCGGCTCGACCTGCCGGGGGACGTGTCGGCCGAGTGGTACCCGGACGGCTCCGGACTGCTCGTCGTGCACAGCTTCGAGGCCCGCAGCGAGCTGTGGCGGTACGAGATCGCCACCGGCGCCCTGGTCCGGGTGGAGACCCCGGCCGGTTCGGTGTCGAGCGCGACGGCCCGGCCGGACGGCAGCGTGGAGTACCTGTGGTCCTCGGCGGCCGAGCCGCCGGTGGTGCGCTCCACGGACGGCGGCGTCGTCCTCGACCCGCCCGGCCCGAAGGCACCGCCGTCGGTGCCGGTGGAGGACGTGTGGGTGGAGGGCCCCGGGGGCAGAGTCCACGCGCTCGTGCAGCGCCCGGCGGGCGCGGGCCCGTTCCCGACGGTCTTCGAGGTGCACGGCGGCCCCACCTGGCACGACAGCGACGCCTTCGCGTCGGGTCCGGCGGCCTGGGTGGACCACGGGTACGCGGTGGTGCGGGTCAACTACCGGGGCTCGACCGGGTACGGGCGGGAGTGGACGGACGCGCTCAAGCACCGGGTCGGTCTGATCGAGCTGGAGGACATCGACGCGGTCCGCGCGTGGGCGGTGACGAGCGGTCTCGCCGACCCGTCCCGGCTCGTGCTGTCCGGCGGCTCCTGGGGCGGCTACCTCACACTGCTCGGCCTCGGTACGCAGCCGGACGCGTGGGCGGTCGGTCTCGCGGCGGTCCCGGTCGCGGACTACGTCACGGCGTACGAGGACGAGATGGAGGCCCTCAAGGCGCTGGACCGGACGCTGCTCGGCGGCTCCCCGGAGGAGGTGCCCGAGCGGTACGCGGCCTCGTCGCCGCTGACGTACGTGGACGCGGTCAGGGCGCCGGTCCACATCTCGGCCGGAGTCAACGACCCGCGCTGCCCGATCCGGCAGATCGACAACTACGTCGACCGGCTCAAGGCCCGGGGCGCCGTCCACGACGTCTACCGCTACGACGCGGGCCACGGCTCGCTCGTGGTCGAGGAGCGGATCAAGCAGGTCGGCCTGGACCTGGCGTTCGCCGCGAAGCACCTGGGGACCCGGGGGGTGGAGAGCTGA
- a CDS encoding class I SAM-dependent methyltransferase: MYSPTPEDWREANRARWDERVPIHAASAFYDLDTFRAGKDALRDFELAEVGDVTGRSLLHLQCHIGLDTLSWARHGASRVVGLDFSEPAVETARSLAADLGLTQDRAAFVAADVYDAAEAVPDSAYDIVYTGCGALNWLPDIERWAETAASLVAPGGFLYVAEFHPITDSLDDETGSRVVHDYFVRDPWVDTSPGTYAELDAATVHNRSVEWVHPVGEVVTALARAGLRIEFLHEHDASLYPRYGALQRHDDGYYRFPADRPRIPMMYSIKASRPA; the protein is encoded by the coding sequence ATGTACTCCCCGACCCCCGAGGACTGGCGCGAGGCCAACCGCGCCCGCTGGGACGAGCGTGTCCCGATCCACGCCGCGAGTGCCTTCTACGACCTCGACACCTTCCGCGCGGGCAAGGACGCCCTGCGGGACTTCGAGCTCGCGGAGGTCGGTGATGTCACCGGGCGCTCTCTGCTGCACCTCCAGTGCCACATCGGCCTCGACACCCTCTCCTGGGCCCGCCATGGCGCCTCGCGCGTCGTCGGCCTGGACTTCTCCGAGCCGGCCGTCGAGACCGCGCGCTCGCTCGCCGCGGACCTGGGCCTCACGCAGGACCGGGCGGCCTTCGTCGCGGCCGATGTGTACGACGCCGCGGAGGCCGTCCCGGACAGCGCGTACGACATCGTCTACACCGGCTGCGGGGCGCTGAACTGGCTCCCCGACATCGAGCGCTGGGCGGAGACCGCCGCCTCGCTCGTCGCCCCCGGCGGCTTCCTGTATGTGGCCGAGTTCCATCCGATCACCGACTCGCTCGACGACGAGACGGGCAGCCGGGTCGTGCACGACTACTTCGTCCGCGACCCCTGGGTGGACACCAGCCCGGGCACGTACGCCGAACTCGACGCCGCCACCGTCCACAACCGCAGTGTGGAGTGGGTGCACCCGGTCGGCGAGGTCGTCACCGCGCTCGCCAGGGCCGGCCTGCGGATCGAGTTCCTCCACGAGCACGACGCCTCGCTGTATCCGCGCTACGGCGCGCTCCAGCGGCACGACGACGGCTACTACCGCTTTCCGGCGGACCGCCCCCGCATCCCGATGATGTACTCGATCAAGGCGTCCCGACCGGCCTGA
- a CDS encoding DUF6191 domain-containing protein, whose amino-acid sequence MEFAVFVTLPGLVILLTVIAFADQILRMSGRGKRSGQISSTGFEQLHATFSQGKQNELKERQSALVLRDDEEDGAPPHRSTVDLKGGRAVIRLP is encoded by the coding sequence ATGGAATTCGCCGTGTTCGTGACGCTGCCGGGTCTGGTCATCCTGCTGACCGTGATCGCGTTCGCCGATCAGATCCTGCGCATGAGCGGCCGCGGAAAGCGCAGCGGCCAGATCTCGTCGACCGGCTTCGAGCAGCTGCACGCCACCTTCTCGCAGGGCAAGCAGAACGAGCTGAAGGAACGGCAGAGCGCCCTCGTGCTGCGCGACGACGAGGAGGACGGCGCCCCGCCGCACCGCTCTACGGTGGACCTCAAGGGCGGGCGCGCCGTCATCAGGCTCCCGTAG
- a CDS encoding Lrp/AsnC family transcriptional regulator, protein MTTGESVLGEADLSLIHALQMAPRASWTQLSAVLGTSPDTLARRWEHLTAGGYAWSSLLAARHGTDEMLYAWVELECAAGTSEATATEVSGDPYTLGVHQVTGDADLVLLVVCPDLYALDAYLAGHVRRLPGVLRCRTQVVTRMHNRPYRSRIEQLTPGQVQLLTELTGGDRRPRTRARTFPNLTELDHRLVAELAGDARRSAAELARQCGTSESTVRRRLDVLSAGGALHHHCLPAPRFSGRPMWAMVTTDVPPLEVPATVAALARLRQTRLVTSVTGPHNLAVAMWLRTVDELHEVTAAFVRAAPALRIAGTALALRTHKIGAQVLGPDGRKTHHIRPDTPQ, encoded by the coding sequence ATGACTACCGGGGAATCCGTCCTGGGAGAAGCGGATCTGTCGCTGATCCACGCACTGCAGATGGCCCCGCGCGCCAGCTGGACCCAGCTCTCGGCCGTTCTGGGGACGAGCCCGGACACCCTCGCCCGGCGCTGGGAGCACCTCACGGCCGGGGGATACGCCTGGAGTTCGCTGCTCGCCGCCCGCCACGGCACGGACGAGATGCTCTACGCCTGGGTCGAGCTGGAATGCGCCGCGGGCACCTCCGAAGCCACCGCGACCGAGGTCTCGGGCGATCCGTACACCCTCGGCGTCCACCAGGTGACCGGCGACGCCGACCTCGTCCTGCTCGTGGTCTGCCCCGACCTGTACGCCCTCGACGCCTACCTCGCCGGACACGTGCGGCGGCTGCCCGGAGTCCTCCGGTGCCGCACCCAGGTCGTCACCCGCATGCACAACCGCCCGTACCGGTCCCGGATCGAGCAGCTCACCCCGGGCCAGGTCCAGCTCCTCACGGAACTCACCGGCGGTGACCGGCGGCCGCGCACGCGCGCGCGTACCTTTCCGAACCTCACGGAGCTCGACCACCGTCTCGTCGCGGAACTGGCGGGCGACGCCCGCCGCAGCGCGGCCGAACTGGCCCGGCAGTGCGGTACGAGCGAGTCGACGGTACGGCGGAGGCTGGACGTCCTCTCGGCGGGCGGCGCCCTCCACCACCACTGCCTGCCGGCCCCCAGGTTCTCCGGGCGCCCGATGTGGGCCATGGTCACCACCGACGTACCGCCCCTGGAAGTGCCGGCGACGGTGGCGGCGCTCGCCCGGCTGCGCCAGACCCGGCTGGTGACGTCGGTCACCGGCCCGCACAACCTGGCCGTCGCGATGTGGCTCCGCACGGTCGACGAACTGCACGAGGTCACGGCGGCGTTCGTACGGGCCGCCCCGGCGCTCCGGATCGCGGGCACCGCGCTCGCACTGCGCACCCACAAGATCGGGGCCCAGGTCCTTGGTCCGGACGGGCGAAAGACCCACCACATCCGTCCTGACACGCCGCAGTGA
- a CDS encoding tetratricopeptide repeat protein gives MSLDQLAAAERGYARCGPAERLLWERLSVFEGAFGRDAVREVCASGALPPAEIRMVLARLAPLALLPVDDLFDGENDFPRYWMPHPMRAVGARRLTERGERWAVVLRHRRWCVKLARRAADWWQSGRQVDARDLALRELPDLAVAMDPTTAPLSASAEADTAVEIAVLLWFLWVACGRAAEGRTRLRHALALLDGEPSARALWLAAFLELESGRPEDADPLLVRAWAAAVRDGDEGALGMLAHLRGATALYQGRTRAAEDAFREALGLMAECPEFGPTRHSCWVGLALALCRTDPEAAQEALDQGDLEHESRWPRVGRDLCADAWANHARAELAAWDGEQDRAAEYARWALREHLRIGSAAGAACAAELLAQMRMSAGRRDAAAHLLGAVDLLRTSVFDTSYRPAEYCAVTRARSETVLRTLLDDPELRDAYEEGARRGLFALVAEV, from the coding sequence GTGAGCCTCGACCAGCTCGCCGCCGCCGAGCGCGGATACGCCCGCTGCGGGCCCGCCGAACGCCTCCTGTGGGAGCGGCTGTCCGTCTTCGAGGGGGCCTTCGGCCGGGACGCCGTCCGCGAGGTGTGCGCGTCGGGGGCGCTGCCCCCGGCCGAGATCCGCATGGTCCTCGCCCGGCTCGCGCCCCTCGCGCTCCTCCCCGTCGACGACCTGTTCGACGGCGAGAACGACTTCCCCCGCTACTGGATGCCGCACCCGATGCGGGCCGTGGGCGCCCGCCGGCTCACCGAACGCGGTGAGCGCTGGGCCGTGGTGCTGCGGCACCGGCGGTGGTGCGTGAAGCTCGCCCGGCGGGCCGCCGACTGGTGGCAGAGCGGCCGTCAGGTCGACGCCCGCGACCTCGCCCTGCGTGAACTCCCGGACCTGGCCGTCGCCATGGATCCGACGACCGCGCCGCTCTCGGCGAGCGCCGAGGCCGACACGGCCGTCGAGATCGCCGTCCTGCTCTGGTTCCTGTGGGTGGCCTGCGGGCGGGCCGCCGAGGGCCGTACCCGGCTGCGGCACGCCCTCGCCCTGCTCGACGGGGAGCCGTCGGCCCGCGCCCTGTGGCTCGCCGCCTTCCTGGAGCTGGAGTCGGGCCGCCCGGAGGACGCCGATCCGCTCCTCGTGCGGGCCTGGGCGGCGGCCGTACGGGACGGGGACGAGGGCGCCCTGGGGATGCTCGCCCATCTGCGGGGCGCGACGGCCCTGTACCAGGGGCGTACCCGCGCGGCGGAGGACGCGTTCCGGGAGGCCCTCGGGCTGATGGCGGAGTGCCCGGAGTTCGGACCGACCCGGCACTCCTGCTGGGTGGGCCTCGCGCTCGCCCTGTGCCGTACGGACCCGGAGGCGGCGCAGGAGGCGCTGGACCAGGGGGACCTGGAGCACGAGAGCCGGTGGCCGCGGGTGGGCCGTGATCTGTGCGCCGACGCCTGGGCGAACCATGCCCGGGCCGAGCTCGCCGCGTGGGACGGCGAGCAGGACCGGGCCGCCGAGTACGCCCGGTGGGCGCTGCGCGAGCATCTGCGCATCGGTTCGGCGGCGGGCGCGGCCTGCGCGGCGGAACTCCTGGCCCAGATGCGGATGTCGGCGGGACGGCGCGACGCGGCGGCCCATCTGCTGGGCGCGGTGGACCTGTTGCGGACCTCGGTCTTCGACACCTCGTACCGGCCGGCGGAGTACTGCGCGGTGACCCGGGCCCGGAGCGAGACGGTGCTCCGGACGCTGCTCGACGACCCCGAATTGCGAGACGCCTACGAAGAGGGCGCGAGACGCGGCCTGTTCGCACTGGTGGCCGAGGTCTAG
- a CDS encoding YdcF family protein → MSFAFAVAAVFLLFFGVGVRRDRRRFGNAVYLGLAVTFVGIALLAGIEDAPPGVAETVMICGLLVLGLGPVVLAGLLTANGVKMVRKEGRRPANLLSLLAGLGMFGVMVLAVVAATTDSWALHMFVLTLVLLLGYVSFLFVCFVGYAFLYGRMRIRRDADYVVVLGSGLIGGRRVPPLLASRLDRGRAVYERLAAYERREGDAPVLVVSGGQGPDEALPESHAMADYLVERGFPPGAVVREDRSRTTEENMLFSKELMERDRPGSSCVIVTNNFHAFRAAITARRAGVNGQVVGSPTAAYFWPSATIREFVAVFLQYKVVNLGICLTLILLGVLAWASR, encoded by the coding sequence ATGTCCTTCGCCTTCGCCGTGGCCGCGGTCTTCCTGCTGTTCTTCGGGGTCGGTGTGCGGCGGGACAGGCGCCGCTTCGGCAACGCCGTGTACCTCGGACTCGCCGTCACCTTCGTCGGGATCGCGCTGCTCGCCGGGATCGAGGACGCCCCGCCCGGCGTCGCCGAGACGGTGATGATCTGCGGGCTGCTCGTCCTGGGCCTCGGCCCGGTCGTCCTCGCGGGGCTGCTCACCGCGAACGGCGTGAAGATGGTCCGCAAGGAGGGCAGGCGCCCGGCCAATCTGCTCTCGCTCCTCGCCGGGCTCGGCATGTTCGGGGTGATGGTCCTGGCGGTGGTCGCCGCCACCACCGATTCATGGGCGCTGCACATGTTCGTCCTCACCCTCGTTCTCCTCCTCGGCTACGTCTCCTTCCTCTTCGTCTGTTTCGTGGGCTACGCGTTCCTGTACGGCCGGATGCGGATCCGCCGCGACGCCGACTACGTGGTCGTGCTGGGCTCCGGCCTGATCGGCGGCCGCCGGGTGCCCCCGCTCCTCGCGAGCCGCCTGGACCGGGGACGCGCGGTGTACGAGCGGCTGGCCGCGTACGAGCGGCGGGAGGGCGACGCCCCCGTCCTCGTCGTCTCGGGCGGCCAGGGCCCCGACGAGGCGCTTCCCGAGTCCCACGCGATGGCCGACTACCTCGTCGAGCGCGGCTTCCCGCCGGGCGCGGTGGTGCGCGAGGACCGTTCGCGCACCACCGAGGAGAACATGCTCTTCAGCAAGGAGCTGATGGAGCGGGACCGGCCGGGCTCCTCGTGCGTGATCGTCACCAACAACTTCCACGCCTTCCGGGCCGCCATCACGGCCCGCCGCGCGGGCGTGAACGGCCAGGTGGTGGGCTCGCCGACGGCCGCCTACTTCTGGCCGTCGGCGACCATCCGCGAGTTCGTCGCGGTCTTCCTCCAGTACAAGGTGGTCAACCTCGGGATCTGCCTGACCCTGATCCTGCTCGGGGTGCTGGCCTGGGCGAGTCGCTGA
- a CDS encoding serine/threonine-protein kinase has translation MLVADRYRLHVCIGRGGMGEVWQATDEVLGRDVAVKLMLAHGTDPSAADRFRLEAQTAARLSHPHVVGVFDFGTWDGKLFLVMELVEGDSLAGSPSDPLILPAERVAVVAAHAAAGLAAAHRQGVVHRDIKPGNLLVDADGTVKLADFGIARFVDDPSAALTTTGQIVGTGLYLAPERALGQPASPASDVYSLGCVLYQLLTGRPPFRADTATALLYQHIDTAPVPPGRLGVALPPEFETYLLSLLAKQPEQRPSAQTIADWFSSGAWRAYSQPAPVPPRPHAPHHTAGPPTGAATRSSPMPGAAPMPGAAPMPVATPPPGQAHRPAPPQAHRPPSAGAPSSRRRERPGSSGGGLAELSRRRPRKTAAVAGAIAFVVFLIIGMAWLS, from the coding sequence GTGCTGGTCGCGGACCGATATCGGCTTCATGTGTGTATCGGTCGGGGCGGTATGGGCGAGGTGTGGCAGGCCACCGACGAGGTGCTCGGCCGTGACGTCGCCGTGAAGCTGATGCTCGCGCACGGAACCGACCCCTCCGCCGCCGACCGGTTCCGGCTGGAGGCGCAGACCGCCGCCCGGCTGAGCCACCCGCACGTGGTGGGCGTCTTCGACTTCGGCACCTGGGACGGAAAACTGTTCCTCGTCATGGAGTTGGTCGAGGGCGACAGCCTCGCCGGAAGTCCCTCCGATCCGCTGATCCTGCCCGCCGAGCGGGTCGCCGTGGTCGCCGCGCACGCCGCCGCCGGGCTCGCCGCCGCGCACCGGCAGGGCGTCGTGCACCGGGACATCAAGCCGGGGAACCTCCTGGTCGACGCCGACGGCACCGTGAAACTGGCCGACTTCGGCATCGCCCGCTTCGTCGACGACCCCTCGGCGGCACTCACCACCACCGGCCAGATCGTCGGCACCGGGCTCTACCTCGCCCCCGAGCGGGCCCTCGGACAACCCGCCTCGCCCGCATCCGACGTGTACTCGCTCGGCTGCGTGCTCTACCAACTCCTCACCGGCCGCCCGCCGTTCCGCGCGGACACCGCCACGGCCCTGCTCTACCAGCACATCGACACCGCCCCCGTACCGCCCGGCCGGCTCGGGGTCGCGCTGCCGCCCGAGTTCGAGACGTATCTGCTGAGCCTGCTGGCCAAGCAGCCGGAGCAGCGGCCCTCGGCACAGACCATCGCGGACTGGTTCTCCTCCGGCGCCTGGCGCGCCTACTCCCAGCCGGCCCCGGTGCCGCCCCGGCCGCACGCCCCGCACCACACCGCGGGCCCGCCCACGGGCGCCGCCACCCGCTCCTCGCCGATGCCCGGGGCCGCGCCCATGCCCGGGGCCGCGCCCATGCCCGTAGCGACTCCGCCGCCCGGTCAGGCGCACAGACCCGCGCCCCCGCAGGCGCACAGACCCCCGTCCGCCGGGGCGCCCTCCTCCCGGCGGCGTGAGCGGCCCGGCAGCTCCGGCGGCGGGCTCGCGGAACTCTCCCGGCGTCGCCCCCGCAAGACGGCCGCCGTGGCCGGGGCCATCGCCTTCGTGGTCTTCCTGATCATCGGGATGGCCTGGCTCTCCTGA